The following are from one region of the Simiduia agarivorans SA1 = DSM 21679 genome:
- a CDS encoding LysR family transcriptional regulator translates to MDIRQLHVFIAVADSGSFTSAANQLHIAQSAISVSIRKLEQSLGVQLFDRTERRSTLTAEGQVLLSRARQLIAQFEQTRLEMSDLGGLKRGKVRLGTSAMVGSYFLPSLIAEFRARHPAIDFEVSGEGTRAAQARLLAGDIDMAVVNLRELPSQLAGCQLIAQNLVACMSPSHPLATRKRVALEDLLAQPLVVYGKGYFLRDWLEAEAQKRGVALRIALETNLLRLMTEYVAAGQGVALTLEMMASAEPALKGVPISGAKPLELGIAWRKDRYLSLANQAFVDFLVERNATQ, encoded by the coding sequence ATGGATATCAGGCAACTTCATGTGTTCATCGCTGTGGCCGACTCCGGCAGTTTTACCAGCGCAGCGAACCAGCTTCACATTGCGCAGTCCGCTATCAGTGTGTCAATCCGAAAGCTGGAACAGTCATTGGGTGTCCAGCTGTTTGATCGCACAGAGCGGCGATCAACGCTGACAGCGGAGGGGCAGGTGTTGTTGTCCCGTGCGCGTCAACTGATTGCACAGTTCGAGCAAACCCGCCTGGAAATGTCGGATTTGGGTGGGCTTAAACGAGGTAAGGTGCGACTGGGCACGTCGGCTATGGTGGGCTCTTACTTTTTACCGTCTTTGATTGCTGAATTCCGTGCCCGCCATCCTGCGATCGATTTCGAGGTGTCCGGAGAAGGCACTCGGGCAGCACAAGCGCGGTTGTTGGCGGGCGATATCGATATGGCGGTAGTGAATCTGCGCGAATTGCCCTCGCAGTTGGCCGGATGTCAGTTGATCGCCCAGAATCTGGTGGCTTGCATGTCGCCTTCGCACCCTCTGGCTACACGTAAACGGGTCGCATTGGAGGATTTATTAGCGCAACCATTGGTGGTGTACGGCAAAGGCTACTTTCTGCGAGATTGGTTAGAAGCCGAGGCACAAAAGCGGGGTGTTGCCCTGCGGATTGCACTCGAAACCAATTTATTGCGTCTGATGACGGAGTATGTTGCTGCGGGCCAGGGGGTAGCGTTGACGTTGGAAATGATGGCCAGTGCGGAACCTGCGTTAAAAGGCGTGCCGATCAGTGGTGCCAAACCGTTGGAATTGGGAATCGCATGGCGAAAAGACAGGTATCTTTCCCTGGCAAACCAGGCATTTGTGGACTTTCTGGTAGAGAGAAACGCGACACAATAA
- a CDS encoding acyl-CoA dehydrogenase: MSAQNHWAKNFDWADPFLMDLQLTEEERMVRDTAHQYAQDKLLPRVRDSFRNETTDPAIFREMGELGLLGSPLQGYGCPGVSYVSYGLIAREVERVDSGFRSMMSVQSSLVMYPIYAYGSEAQKEKYLPKLASGEWIGCFGLTEPDHGSDPAGMVTRARKTDGGYRLSGAKMWITNSPIADVFVVWAKDDEQVIRGFILDKGMKGLSAPKIEGKLALRTSVTGEIVMDDVFVPEENLLPGVTGLKGPFGCLNSARLGISWGALGAAEACWHSARDYTLERKQFGRPLAANQLIQKKLAIMQTDISLALQGCLRAAQLKDQGQLAPELISLLKRNSCVKALEIAREARDMHGGNGISDEYCVMRHMVNLEVVNTYEGTQDVHALILGRSQTGIQAFY, translated from the coding sequence ATGAGCGCGCAAAACCACTGGGCGAAAAATTTTGACTGGGCCGATCCGTTCCTGATGGATCTGCAACTCACTGAAGAAGAACGCATGGTGCGCGACACCGCCCACCAGTACGCGCAAGATAAACTGCTGCCCCGCGTGCGCGACTCATTCCGTAATGAAACCACCGACCCCGCCATTTTCCGCGAGATGGGCGAACTGGGCTTGCTCGGCTCGCCTCTGCAGGGCTACGGCTGCCCGGGGGTGAGCTACGTGAGTTATGGTTTGATTGCACGCGAAGTCGAGCGCGTAGACTCCGGCTTCCGCTCCATGATGAGCGTACAGTCATCCTTGGTAATGTACCCGATCTACGCCTACGGCTCGGAAGCACAGAAAGAAAAGTACCTGCCAAAACTGGCAAGCGGCGAATGGATCGGGTGTTTCGGCCTGACAGAGCCCGACCACGGCTCGGATCCCGCCGGCATGGTGACACGGGCACGCAAAACCGACGGAGGTTATCGTCTGAGCGGTGCAAAAATGTGGATCACCAACTCGCCCATCGCCGATGTATTCGTGGTGTGGGCAAAAGATGACGAGCAGGTCATCCGCGGTTTTATTCTCGATAAAGGCATGAAAGGTCTGTCCGCGCCCAAAATCGAAGGCAAACTGGCGTTGCGTACATCGGTCACCGGTGAAATCGTAATGGACGATGTGTTTGTGCCAGAAGAAAACCTGTTGCCCGGCGTGACCGGCCTGAAAGGCCCGTTCGGTTGTCTGAACAGCGCTCGCCTGGGCATTTCATGGGGTGCACTGGGCGCAGCCGAAGCCTGCTGGCACTCTGCGCGCGACTACACACTGGAACGCAAACAGTTTGGCCGCCCGCTGGCTGCCAATCAGCTGATCCAGAAAAAACTGGCGATCATGCAAACCGATATCAGCCTGGCGCTGCAGGGCTGCCTGCGCGCCGCACAATTGAAAGACCAAGGCCAACTGGCGCCCGAGCTGATCTCCTTGCTGAAGCGCAACTCTTGTGTAAAAGCGTTGGAGATCGCCCGCGAAGCCCGCGACATGCACGGCGGCAACGGTATTTCCGATGAATACTGCGTCATGCGCCACATGGTCAACCTGGAAGTCGTCAACACCTACGAAGGCACCCAGGACGTTCATGCGCTGATTCTGGGCCGGTCTCAAACCGGCATCCAGGCCTTTTATTAA
- a CDS encoding CaiB/BaiF CoA transferase family protein gives MNTPLHGLKVLDMSRILAGPWAGQLLADLGADVVKVERPGAGDDTRHWGPPYLKDRNGEDTEDAAYFMAANRGKRSIALDITQPDDQKIIHQLAQKADVILENYKVGGLKKYGLDYDALKSANPRLVYCSITGFGQTGPYSQRAGYDFMIQGMGGLMSITGEPDGMPGAGPQKVGVAVTDLFTGLYATIAIQSALLERERSGQGQYIDLALFDVQAAVLANQATNYLVGGITPKRMGNAHPNIVPYQAFATADGHMILAVGNDGQFKKFCQAAGKPELADDPRYATNPARIAHREHICAEVAALLAANTTQAWLDLLEPLGVPCGPINSVDQVFSDPQILHRGMRVELEHPVTGTVTLPGNPIHFGRSDLNLRQAPPKLAEHQSEVITDWLNGD, from the coding sequence ATGAACACGCCTTTACATGGTTTAAAGGTACTGGATATGTCCCGCATTCTGGCTGGCCCCTGGGCCGGTCAGTTGCTGGCAGATCTGGGGGCCGATGTGGTGAAAGTCGAACGTCCCGGTGCGGGTGATGACACCCGCCATTGGGGCCCACCCTACCTGAAAGACCGCAATGGCGAGGATACCGAAGACGCGGCTTACTTTATGGCCGCTAACCGGGGCAAGCGCTCGATCGCACTGGATATCACCCAACCGGACGATCAGAAAATCATCCATCAGCTGGCGCAAAAGGCCGATGTGATTCTGGAGAATTACAAAGTCGGCGGGCTCAAAAAATACGGCCTGGATTACGACGCGCTCAAGTCAGCCAACCCCCGGCTGGTGTATTGCTCAATCACGGGCTTTGGCCAAACCGGCCCTTACAGCCAGCGCGCGGGCTATGACTTCATGATCCAGGGTATGGGCGGACTCATGAGCATTACCGGCGAGCCCGACGGAATGCCGGGCGCAGGGCCTCAAAAAGTGGGCGTTGCGGTCACCGATTTGTTTACCGGCCTGTATGCCACTATTGCAATCCAAAGTGCACTGCTGGAGCGCGAACGCAGCGGTCAGGGGCAATACATTGATCTGGCGTTATTCGACGTGCAGGCGGCAGTGCTGGCGAATCAGGCCACCAACTACCTGGTGGGCGGCATCACGCCAAAACGCATGGGCAACGCACACCCGAATATCGTTCCCTACCAGGCGTTTGCCACCGCCGACGGCCACATGATCCTGGCAGTCGGCAACGATGGACAGTTCAAAAAATTCTGCCAGGCAGCCGGCAAACCCGAACTGGCAGACGACCCTCGTTACGCGACCAATCCGGCCCGCATCGCCCACCGGGAACACATTTGTGCCGAAGTCGCCGCACTGTTGGCCGCCAATACCACACAAGCCTGGTTAGACCTGCTGGAACCCCTGGGTGTCCCGTGCGGGCCAATCAATTCAGTCGATCAGGTGTTCAGTGACCCGCAAATACTGCACCGCGGCATGCGCGTTGAGCTGGAGCACCCTGTCACGGGCACAGTGACTTTACCCGGCAACCCGATTCATTTCGGCAGAAGCGATCTGAACCTGCGTCAGGCACCGCCCAAACTGGCAGAGCACCAGAGCGAGGTTATAACGGATTGGCTGAACGGCGATTAA
- a CDS encoding flagellar brake protein produces the protein MSESGSKTFEQYQLPFGYPLALEGASAGGSPFKFASKLVGCVPGEYLLVTLPKAAKASSIRSGQKLLVKIMAGNGILAFASQVEQIITHPKALIFLSYPARLSFKEIRGATRIELQLPVSASVTQGLQTATADGLYSDISVLGARVALTAPIAEVGDVITLNSQIELVKFSGTLSLEAVVRARVERSTQEMASGHPAVYGVEFLEMEEKQRLMLYAFVYSIMAGSGT, from the coding sequence ATGAGTGAGTCTGGAAGTAAGACATTTGAGCAGTATCAGCTGCCTTTCGGGTATCCGCTGGCGCTGGAAGGCGCCAGTGCGGGCGGCTCGCCGTTTAAATTTGCGTCAAAGTTGGTGGGCTGTGTGCCCGGTGAATACCTGTTGGTGACCTTACCGAAAGCGGCCAAGGCCTCCAGTATTCGCTCTGGGCAGAAGCTGTTGGTGAAAATCATGGCGGGCAATGGCATTCTGGCGTTTGCCAGCCAGGTTGAACAGATTATCACTCATCCGAAGGCGCTGATTTTCCTCAGCTATCCTGCCCGCCTGAGTTTTAAGGAAATCCGCGGGGCTACCCGCATCGAGCTGCAATTGCCGGTGTCGGCCAGTGTAACCCAGGGGCTGCAAACGGCTACGGCGGATGGGCTCTACTCCGATATCAGCGTACTTGGCGCGAGAGTTGCGCTCACTGCGCCCATCGCCGAAGTGGGCGATGTGATCACGCTGAATAGTCAGATTGAACTGGTGAAGTTTTCCGGCACTTTGTCACTCGAGGCGGTGGTGCGCGCGAGGGTAGAGCGCAGCACACAGGAAATGGCATCCGGTCATCCTGCCGTGTATGGCGTGGAGTTTCTCGAAATGGAGGAGAAGCAACGGTTGATGCTCTATGCTTTTGTATATTCCATTATGGCCGGCTCCGGTACCTGA
- a CDS encoding efflux RND transporter permease subunit: protein MSVLKSAVSRSRATLSILVLILLTGIFARSNMTVEANPNVSVPFIFVQVYLDGISPEDGARLLVRPLEKELRTIEGVDEIIATSRESISYLLVKFEAEEDVQRALRETRVAVDRAKAELPPTAEEPIVKEISATPMPAIVVTLGGDAVQERTLYQSAQTLKRRIENMPSVLGAYLVGAREEVAEVVVDPAKLEHYRITASELANAVGNNNRLVPAGEMDTGKGRFAIKVPGLIETAEDVFSLPIKFTNTGVVTLGDVADVRRTFKDPDRFTTVNGKRAMTIEVEKRNSANSTDVAEGVRALVDGMRAELPAGIEINYVLDQSDFTRGMVSEMEGNIVTAMALVMIIVVSALGFRSGLLVGFGIPFSLLFALIIVSLLGFSFNFMVMFGMLLALGMLIDGAIVITEFADRKMAEGLTSRVAYEIAVKRMFWPVVASTATTLAAFLPIMFWPGVAGQFMRYLPVTVFAVLVGSLVYALFFAPVLGSLMGRTRMSLEVQNYLKSLESEEPTRLGGITGAYARVLKKLMRWPALVALATFMGLFGIFQTYGAYNAGVEFFTETEEKYGTVAVRAQGNFSVYEMEALVSEVEQRVLQVDGVYVVYTATGRGSSSQSGNRESSKDQIGTMLVELYDPATLGRSSHAVFAEIREKTADMAGIKVSADPFEGGPQQGKPIQIQLESIHSDVLMRETRRLRDALEREFPTLRDIVDTSPLPGIEWEMQVDRAVAAQLGVSMVDVGHAVSLVTNGVKVSEYRPDDADDEVDIRVRFPMDARGVGVLDSLRIATLNGPVPMSSFVTPVAKPKVDKVQRNNGIEVMTVKADVQPGEVVDTEVKKIQAWLEQHPLDPRVRAVFRGSNEEQAKSFAFLSVAFSLALFLMFIILVTQFNSFYQAALILSAVIMSTAGVLLGLLLTQSTFSVILTGVGIVALAGIVVNNNIVLIDTFNHLREKQPDLAPIDAIVMACAQRLRPVFLTTATTILGLLPIATNMSVDLIGRDVVVGGVVASFWVPLASAIVYGLIFSTILTLLVTPAMLLLPARLKVLALKLLDKIDPNRKVTVSE from the coding sequence ATGAGCGTGCTCAAGTCAGCGGTCAGCCGATCCCGCGCCACGCTTTCCATTTTGGTGCTGATTCTGCTCACCGGTATTTTTGCTCGCAGCAATATGACGGTGGAGGCCAATCCCAATGTATCGGTCCCGTTTATTTTTGTGCAGGTCTACTTAGACGGTATCTCGCCCGAAGACGGTGCCAGGCTGCTGGTAAGGCCGTTGGAAAAAGAGTTGCGCACCATTGAGGGCGTGGACGAAATCATTGCGACCTCGCGTGAATCCATATCCTATCTGTTGGTCAAATTTGAAGCCGAAGAAGATGTGCAGCGGGCGCTGCGTGAAACCCGGGTTGCCGTGGACCGCGCCAAAGCTGAATTGCCGCCCACCGCAGAAGAACCGATCGTAAAAGAAATTTCCGCGACACCCATGCCGGCGATTGTAGTGACGCTCGGTGGCGATGCTGTGCAGGAGCGGACCCTGTATCAGTCGGCCCAAACCCTTAAGCGTCGCATCGAAAATATGCCCAGCGTTTTGGGTGCATATCTTGTTGGTGCGCGCGAAGAAGTAGCCGAAGTGGTGGTCGATCCGGCTAAGCTGGAACACTACCGCATCACCGCTTCAGAATTGGCCAATGCCGTGGGCAATAACAACCGTCTCGTGCCAGCTGGTGAAATGGATACCGGCAAAGGGCGGTTTGCCATCAAAGTGCCCGGATTGATAGAAACCGCGGAAGATGTATTCAGCCTGCCCATTAAGTTCACGAATACCGGGGTTGTTACCCTGGGTGATGTTGCTGATGTGCGGCGCACGTTTAAAGACCCCGACCGTTTCACCACGGTGAATGGCAAGCGCGCCATGACCATTGAAGTGGAAAAACGTAATTCTGCCAATTCCACCGATGTTGCCGAAGGTGTCAGGGCGTTGGTTGATGGCATGCGTGCAGAACTGCCGGCGGGCATAGAAATCAACTACGTGCTCGATCAGTCGGATTTCACCCGCGGCATGGTCAGCGAAATGGAAGGTAATATCGTCACCGCCATGGCGTTGGTGATGATTATTGTGGTGTCCGCGCTGGGCTTCCGCTCGGGTTTGTTGGTGGGCTTTGGCATCCCTTTTTCGCTGTTGTTTGCGTTGATCATCGTCAGCCTGTTGGGTTTCTCGTTCAACTTCATGGTGATGTTCGGCATGTTGTTGGCACTGGGCATGCTGATCGACGGCGCCATTGTGATCACCGAGTTTGCCGATCGGAAAATGGCAGAGGGGCTTACCAGCAGGGTGGCCTATGAAATTGCGGTCAAGCGCATGTTCTGGCCTGTGGTGGCGTCTACCGCAACCACATTGGCTGCGTTTTTACCGATTATGTTCTGGCCTGGTGTGGCGGGGCAATTTATGCGCTATCTGCCCGTGACCGTGTTTGCTGTTCTGGTGGGCTCGCTGGTCTACGCACTGTTTTTTGCGCCGGTGCTGGGGTCTTTGATGGGGCGTACCCGCATGTCACTGGAAGTGCAGAATTATCTTAAAAGTCTGGAGTCCGAAGAACCGACCCGGCTGGGCGGTATTACGGGTGCCTATGCGCGGGTACTGAAAAAACTTATGCGCTGGCCGGCACTGGTCGCTCTGGCGACGTTTATGGGACTGTTTGGCATTTTCCAGACTTACGGTGCCTATAACGCCGGCGTGGAATTCTTCACCGAAACGGAGGAAAAATACGGCACCGTTGCTGTGCGTGCACAAGGCAACTTCTCCGTTTATGAAATGGAAGCACTGGTCTCGGAGGTCGAGCAGCGGGTTTTGCAGGTGGATGGTGTGTATGTGGTGTATACCGCAACTGGCAGAGGCTCCAGCAGCCAGAGTGGCAATCGCGAATCCTCCAAAGACCAGATCGGTACCATGCTGGTGGAACTATACGATCCGGCAACGTTGGGCCGCTCAAGCCATGCGGTGTTTGCCGAGATCCGTGAAAAAACCGCCGATATGGCCGGCATAAAAGTCTCTGCCGATCCGTTTGAGGGCGGGCCTCAGCAAGGCAAACCGATCCAGATTCAATTGGAGTCCATTCACAGTGACGTGCTGATGCGGGAGACACGGCGGTTACGCGATGCGCTGGAGCGCGAGTTTCCAACCCTGCGCGATATCGTCGATACAAGTCCGCTGCCTGGCATCGAATGGGAAATGCAGGTGGATCGCGCGGTGGCTGCGCAGTTGGGTGTGAGCATGGTGGATGTGGGGCACGCAGTCTCACTGGTGACCAATGGTGTCAAAGTCAGTGAATACCGCCCGGACGATGCCGATGACGAAGTGGATATCCGCGTGCGATTTCCGATGGATGCCCGAGGCGTCGGGGTATTGGATTCGTTGCGTATCGCGACATTGAACGGGCCTGTGCCTATGAGTAGCTTTGTGACCCCGGTGGCCAAGCCCAAAGTGGATAAGGTGCAGCGCAACAATGGCATCGAGGTGATGACGGTCAAGGCCGATGTGCAACCGGGTGAGGTAGTCGATACTGAAGTTAAAAAAATTCAGGCCTGGCTGGAACAGCATCCGCTGGATCCCCGCGTCAGGGCAGTGTTTCGTGGCTCGAATGAAGAACAGGCTAAATCCTTTGCGTTCCTGAGCGTAGCGTTTTCGCTGGCCTTGTTTCTCATGTTTATTATTCTGGTGACCCAGTTCAACAGTTTTTATCAGGCCGCCCTGATTCTTTCAGCGGTAATCATGTCGACCGCCGGGGTCTTGCTTGGTTTGCTGCTAACCCAATCCACCTTCAGTGTTATTCTCACCGGGGTCGGGATAGTCGCGCTTGCCGGGATCGTGGTGAACAACAATATTGTTTTGATTGATACCTTTAATCACCTGCGGGAAAAACAGCCGGATCTGGCGCCCATTGACGCCATTGTCATGGCCTGTGCGCAGCGCCTACGGCCGGTATTTCTGACCACCGCCACGACCATTCTCGGGTTGTTGCCTATTGCAACCAATATGTCGGTGGACCTGATCGGGCGCGATGTGGTTGTAGGTGGTGTTGTGGCCAGCTTCTGGGTGCCGTTGGCGAGCGCGATTGTCTATGGTCTAATCTTCTCAACAATTCTGACGCTATTGGTGACCCCAGCCATGCTGCTGTTGCCTGCTCGTTTGAAAGTGCTGGCGTTGAAATTGTTGGATAAAATCGACCCCAATCGCAAAGTGACCGTCAGTGAATGA
- a CDS encoding efflux RND transporter periplasmic adaptor subunit, translated as MNAIRSLWAQKNYRLAIIIASVLSLWMLSGLLKPEREQPARAEPDAVNEPARESVRAAIVRAEPYQRQLRVRARTEPNRAVDVRAETSGRVVALPVAEGASVRKGDLICELAEEDRALKVQEAEVNLRKAQIDFDGSQRLKSQGYQSQSAIAAAEAALSQARSALKRQQLELAYTQLRAPFDGVVNRRPVELGAFMQRGDVCATVIDLDPLVLAGQVAENEVFALKAGQTASGRVNGRQVDGSVRYVSRDAEPQTRAFLMEVAVANPGQAIGGGLTSELFIDLPVQPAHAISPALLALGDEGSVGVKIIDADERVAFMPVTILGDNTRGVWVSGLPDPVTLITVGQEYVAVGHPVDYVLETQQETAAETAEVQP; from the coding sequence ATGAATGCTATCCGAAGCCTCTGGGCGCAAAAGAATTATCGTCTGGCCATCATTATTGCGTCGGTTTTATCGCTGTGGATGTTGTCCGGGTTACTGAAGCCGGAAAGGGAACAGCCCGCGCGCGCAGAGCCGGACGCAGTCAATGAACCCGCTCGGGAATCGGTGCGGGCAGCGATAGTGCGGGCGGAGCCCTATCAACGGCAATTGCGTGTCAGGGCTCGCACCGAGCCCAATCGCGCGGTGGATGTGCGTGCGGAAACCTCCGGGCGGGTTGTGGCGCTGCCGGTGGCCGAAGGCGCGAGTGTACGCAAAGGCGACCTGATCTGTGAGCTGGCTGAAGAAGATCGCGCCTTAAAGGTGCAGGAAGCCGAAGTGAATCTGCGTAAAGCCCAGATAGATTTTGACGGATCTCAACGACTCAAGTCCCAGGGCTACCAGAGCCAATCTGCCATTGCAGCAGCCGAAGCGGCGCTCAGTCAGGCGCGCTCGGCGTTAAAGCGTCAGCAGCTCGAGCTCGCCTATACCCAATTGCGCGCGCCCTTTGATGGCGTGGTGAATCGCAGGCCGGTGGAATTGGGCGCGTTCATGCAACGCGGTGACGTGTGTGCCACGGTGATTGATCTTGATCCCCTGGTGTTGGCAGGGCAGGTTGCAGAAAACGAAGTGTTTGCACTGAAGGCCGGGCAAACCGCTAGCGGGCGGGTGAACGGTCGGCAAGTAGACGGCAGTGTGCGCTACGTCAGCCGGGATGCGGAGCCACAAACCCGTGCATTTTTGATGGAAGTGGCTGTGGCCAACCCCGGACAGGCGATTGGCGGCGGTCTGACCAGTGAGCTGTTTATCGATTTGCCGGTGCAACCTGCCCACGCCATTTCGCCCGCCCTGCTGGCACTGGGTGATGAGGGTAGCGTGGGGGTGAAAATTATTGATGCGGATGAACGGGTGGCCTTTATGCCGGTCACCATTCTGGGTGACAACACGCGCGGCGTGTGGGTTTCAGGGTTACCGGATCCGGTTACCCTGATCACCGTGGGGCAGGAATACGTTGCAGTGGGACACCCTGTGGATTATGTCCTGGAAACGCAGCAGGAGACGGCCGCCGAGACCGCTGAGGTTCAACCATGA
- the glpE gene encoding thiosulfate sulfurtransferase GlpE encodes MPGRYARIDPQQAHQLMQAPVCIVDIRDPQSFQAGHIRGATHLSNDNLSEFLSHQARNQPVLVCCYHGNSSQGAAQFLAEQGFETTYSLNGGFSQWSIEFPDQCAQGASE; translated from the coding sequence ATGCCAGGACGTTACGCCCGCATTGACCCCCAGCAAGCGCACCAGTTGATGCAGGCGCCGGTGTGTATTGTGGACATCAGGGATCCGCAAAGCTTCCAAGCCGGCCATATCAGGGGCGCCACCCACCTGAGCAACGACAACCTGAGCGAATTTCTGTCACACCAGGCGCGCAATCAACCCGTATTGGTGTGCTGCTACCACGGCAACAGTAGTCAGGGGGCGGCTCAGTTTCTGGCCGAACAGGGCTTCGAGACGACCTATAGTCTCAACGGCGGCTTCAGCCAGTGGTCGATAGAATTCCCAGATCAATGTGCCCAAGGAGCATCAGAATGA
- a CDS encoding ComEA family DNA-binding protein — MSIWIFIGLLLAIGYLVSRLRFLHLAHADDLRDLRAEIASLRRQLQQAPTAVPEAPLINLNTANKTTLQRIPKVGAACAKRIMDARPIESMDQLQAIEGLTEEQRNALRTMGCI, encoded by the coding sequence ATGAGCATTTGGATTTTCATTGGCCTGCTTTTGGCCATAGGCTATTTGGTGTCGCGGCTCAGGTTCTTGCATCTGGCCCATGCCGATGACCTGAGAGACCTCAGAGCAGAAATTGCCAGTCTGCGTAGGCAATTGCAGCAAGCACCCACGGCGGTACCTGAAGCACCCCTGATCAATCTGAACACCGCTAACAAAACCACACTGCAACGGATACCCAAGGTAGGCGCCGCGTGTGCCAAACGGATCATGGACGCAAGGCCCATCGAATCCATGGATCAGTTGCAAGCCATCGAGGGGCTGACCGAAGAACAGCGCAACGCGCTGAGGACTATGGGGTGCATTTAA
- a CDS encoding cyclic nucleotide-binding domain-containing protein — protein MEIKPLSRFPREALEALLAPLPFYKAVKQEDPEQFNVLLRHSRIVEFRPGEVVMRQGDRDPWLYFLLKGQLAVFAPNKEDKQVINYITPGEVFGDIAALVGQERSATVVADFNCKQVVAFGTDFKAFGELENFGVIKLATKLCYYRNCVHSLRWKLEVYRMRYPDSPLASKHRSIKLYVGQKGGREELQALHHQACDLALLLLAWNREFGALMINSASNSAPSPELVEKVSH, from the coding sequence ATGGAAATCAAGCCACTCAGTCGCTTCCCTCGAGAAGCTTTGGAGGCACTTCTGGCGCCTCTTCCCTTTTATAAAGCGGTGAAGCAGGAAGACCCTGAGCAATTCAATGTGCTTTTGCGGCATTCGCGCATTGTTGAGTTTCGTCCCGGTGAAGTGGTTATGCGCCAGGGCGACCGGGATCCCTGGTTGTACTTTTTGCTGAAAGGGCAATTGGCGGTGTTTGCGCCGAACAAAGAAGACAAGCAGGTCATCAACTATATAACCCCTGGCGAAGTATTCGGGGATATTGCCGCCCTGGTGGGGCAGGAACGGTCGGCCACCGTGGTTGCCGATTTCAACTGCAAGCAGGTCGTAGCATTCGGAACCGACTTCAAGGCGTTTGGCGAGCTGGAAAATTTTGGTGTGATCAAATTGGCCACCAAGCTGTGCTACTACCGAAATTGTGTGCACAGCCTCCGATGGAAGCTGGAGGTCTACCGGATGCGTTATCCCGATAGCCCGTTGGCTTCAAAGCATCGCAGTATCAAACTTTACGTGGGTCAAAAAGGTGGGCGCGAAGAACTGCAGGCGCTGCACCATCAGGCTTGTGATCTGGCACTGTTGTTGTTGGCGTGGAACCGTGAGTTCGGTGCCCTGATGATAAACAGTGCCTCAAATTCCGCGCCCAGCCCCGAGTTGGTGGAAAAGGTGTCGCACTGA